A stretch of Imperialibacter roseus DNA encodes these proteins:
- a CDS encoding helix-turn-helix domain-containing protein, whose translation MDIVLNTLLPIIILQVLLLAFFLFALKKGKKLSNRLLALFFLFLGINFSDGLIGLTGFYQQYPAIAHLEDGFALLLGPLLLFYTRSVVYEGFQMKTSHLLHLLPFIIITTTFQVFYHSYSQEEQLFVQKSIANRQLPPGFYFSVALVYGHVLSYFFLALKEIRFYQQRIKDLFSSTEKISLAWLRFLILTMTGILLFSLVNVMAPYAGLDAWFQPTFAIVVGLFFLFVNAVVFKGLQQPEIFAGLEQKDTAKYTSSTLSSEEKQALKDKLIQLVENEKLYLDPEISLEQLCAKLEVAPKKLSQVLNEQLGQSYYDFINSYRINEAMTILSNSPDSKLTVLEVLYKVGFNSKSSFNTIFKEKTGTTPSAFRKEALHKLAAST comes from the coding sequence TTATTCTTTCTGTTTTTGGGAATCAATTTCTCCGACGGCCTTATCGGCTTAACCGGTTTTTACCAACAATACCCGGCCATTGCCCACCTCGAAGACGGCTTTGCCTTATTGCTTGGTCCCTTGCTATTGTTCTACACCCGGTCAGTAGTTTATGAAGGATTTCAGATGAAAACTTCCCACCTGCTTCATCTCCTTCCTTTTATAATTATCACAACTACTTTTCAGGTCTTTTATCATTCCTACAGCCAGGAAGAGCAACTTTTCGTACAAAAATCTATCGCCAACCGGCAACTTCCTCCAGGCTTCTATTTTTCGGTAGCTTTGGTTTATGGCCATGTTTTGAGCTATTTTTTTCTGGCGCTGAAAGAAATCAGGTTCTATCAGCAGCGAATCAAAGACCTTTTTTCGTCCACTGAAAAAATCAGCCTTGCCTGGCTACGCTTCCTGATACTGACCATGACAGGCATTCTTTTATTTTCTCTCGTGAATGTGATGGCCCCGTATGCCGGGCTTGACGCCTGGTTTCAACCCACCTTCGCCATAGTGGTGGGGCTCTTTTTTCTTTTCGTGAATGCAGTCGTTTTCAAAGGCTTGCAACAACCTGAAATATTCGCTGGCCTTGAACAAAAGGACACTGCCAAATACACAAGCTCAACTCTAAGCAGCGAAGAAAAGCAAGCGCTGAAGGATAAACTGATTCAGCTAGTGGAAAATGAAAAGCTATACCTGGATCCTGAAATAAGCCTTGAGCAGCTGTGCGCAAAACTGGAAGTGGCACCCAAAAAGCTTTCTCAGGTACTCAATGAGCAGCTAGGTCAAAGCTACTATGACTTTATCAATTCTTACAGGATCAATGAGGCGATGACCATCCTGTCCAATTCGCCCGACTCAAAGCTTACTGTGCTGGAAGTTCTCTACAAGGTCGGTTTCAATTCCAAGTCGTCGTTCAACACCATCTTCAAAGAAAAGACTGGAACCACTCCTTCTGCCTTTAGGAAAGAAGCTCTACATAAACTGGCCGCTTCAACCTAA
- a CDS encoding nitrilase-related carbon-nitrogen hydrolase codes for MKTFTNTKTTALWVLATISFSLLSVKWMFAPAAWVAPAFLILLMKEYKPWKSLLMGLSVLYVSSLIGSYKVMPFPTIVFVVIALIGALKHLIPFFLFRLLSKRVEGWYATLLFPCLYVAYDYLNGFDGGGTWGSMGYTQVNNDALMQLVAVTGLWGVTFLITWVSALLSAWYTSGFSFSSIKKPATLCSSVFVVVLIGGSIRMNSLWQKETTTVRVAGITGQNLELLQSTYEAVFGSRLDVDLSKLTQTSLALQELKKGLVKFIENPTDPIFAASHLQMEAFQDSMLSVAKKEAVAGAKIVSFSEGLLFTTKATEGRLIAKTRKLAMESQFYLLLTMASIIPGEVTMGSKYLENKALFIGPDGQVLNTFFKNKPVPLVEPSIQGDGKIPVIDTEFGRIAISICYDADFPYLMRQPGQQNADIMLLPSGDWKEIAPYHAWMAKVRAIENGFSLLRPVSNATSIASDYYGKVLVSNDFSSAGEHVMVSHLATKGIATIYSKMGDWLAWGCLVGLVAFLGRLVLSSPKVMVKTGSQ; via the coding sequence ATGAAAACTTTCACAAACACAAAAACTACTGCACTTTGGGTGTTGGCAACGATCAGCTTCTCACTACTATCAGTTAAATGGATGTTCGCTCCCGCAGCCTGGGTGGCTCCGGCCTTCCTTATTTTGTTGATGAAAGAATACAAGCCCTGGAAAAGCCTGTTAATGGGGTTGTCGGTCCTTTATGTTTCGTCGTTGATTGGCAGTTACAAAGTAATGCCTTTCCCTACCATCGTATTTGTGGTGATCGCACTGATTGGTGCCTTGAAGCACTTGATTCCCTTCTTTCTTTTCCGCTTGCTTTCAAAAAGAGTTGAAGGCTGGTATGCTACTCTGCTGTTTCCGTGCCTTTATGTGGCCTACGACTACCTCAATGGTTTCGATGGCGGTGGCACCTGGGGGTCGATGGGCTATACCCAGGTGAACAATGATGCTTTGATGCAGCTGGTTGCCGTTACTGGCTTATGGGGTGTTACGTTTCTCATTACCTGGGTTTCGGCACTTTTATCAGCATGGTACACCAGTGGCTTTAGCTTTTCCTCAATAAAAAAACCAGCCACTTTATGCTCATCAGTATTCGTAGTTGTCCTGATTGGCGGAAGCATAAGAATGAATTCCCTGTGGCAGAAAGAAACAACTACGGTAAGGGTCGCCGGCATCACAGGGCAAAACCTCGAGTTGCTTCAGTCAACTTATGAAGCCGTGTTTGGAAGCCGATTGGATGTTGATCTGTCCAAGCTTACCCAAACCTCACTAGCACTTCAGGAGCTAAAAAAAGGACTTGTGAAGTTCATTGAAAATCCAACAGATCCAATATTTGCAGCTTCCCATCTTCAAATGGAAGCCTTTCAGGACAGCATGCTCTCTGTCGCTAAAAAGGAAGCAGTGGCAGGCGCCAAGATTGTCTCTTTTTCCGAAGGGCTCCTTTTCACCACCAAAGCCACGGAAGGCAGGCTTATTGCCAAGACCAGGAAATTGGCCATGGAAAGCCAATTCTATCTATTGTTAACGATGGCGTCCATTATCCCGGGCGAAGTCACCATGGGCTCGAAGTACCTGGAGAACAAGGCTTTGTTCATTGGCCCTGATGGGCAAGTGCTCAACACCTTTTTTAAAAACAAGCCTGTGCCGTTGGTAGAGCCAAGCATACAAGGCGATGGAAAGATTCCTGTGATCGACACCGAATTTGGGCGTATTGCGATCTCCATTTGCTACGACGCCGACTTTCCCTACCTGATGAGGCAGCCAGGGCAGCAAAATGCTGACATAATGCTGCTCCCTTCCGGCGACTGGAAAGAGATTGCTCCGTATCACGCCTGGATGGCCAAAGTCAGAGCTATAGAAAATGGTTTTTCGCTGCTGCGGCCCGTTAGCAATGCTACATCCATCGCCTCAGACTACTATGGAAAAGTACTAGTCTCCAATGACTTTAGCTCAGCGGGTGAGCATGTGATGGTCAGTCATCTGGCAACGAAAGGAATAGCAACTATCTACTCGAAGATGGGCGATTGGTTGGCTTGGGGGTGTTTGGTGGGGTTGGTTGCTTTTCTTGGGCGCCTTGTGTTGTCCTCTCCAAAAGTCATGGTTAAAACAGGTTCGCAATAA
- a CDS encoding endonuclease domain-containing protein, which produces MRKNHTAAENLLWQNLRGRKLGGHKFRRQHPVAGFIADFYCHEAKLVIELDGKIHNLSEQKEYDGGRKNPPPERAWPESG; this is translated from the coding sequence ATGCGCAAGAACCACACAGCAGCAGAAAACCTGCTATGGCAAAACCTGAGAGGAAGAAAGCTGGGAGGACATAAGTTTAGAAGGCAGCATCCTGTGGCTGGATTTATTGCAGATTTTTACTGTCATGAGGCGAAACTGGTGATAGAGCTGGATGGCAAGATTCACAACCTTAGTGAGCAAAAAGAATATGATGGGGGAAGGAAGAACCCACCACCTGAAAGAGCATGGCCTGAGAGTGGTTAG
- a CDS encoding DUF559 domain-containing protein, whose protein sequence is MGEGRTHHLKEHGLRVVRFTNEEVERNVVMVLEEIRNALTKN, encoded by the coding sequence ATGGGGGAAGGAAGAACCCACCACCTGAAAGAGCATGGCCTGAGAGTGGTTAGATTCACCAATGAAGAAGTTGAGAGGAATGTTGTTATGGTGCTCGAGGAAATTAGAAACGCTTTAACGAAAAATTAA
- a CDS encoding type II toxin-antitoxin system HicA family toxin, translating into MGKLSGFKYREIVKMLKKLGFSFHRQAAGSHEIWWNESTGRFTTIPNHPGDMPEGTLRAILKQCDITPEEFLKMK; encoded by the coding sequence ATGGGTAAGTTGTCGGGCTTTAAATACCGTGAGATTGTAAAAATGCTAAAAAAGCTAGGTTTTTCATTTCATAGGCAAGCGGCCGGTAGCCATGAAATTTGGTGGAACGAAAGCACTGGTAGATTCACCACAATACCCAATCATCCTGGAGATATGCCAGAGGGAACTTTGAGAGCAATTCTCAAGCAATGCGATATTACACCAGAAGAATTTCTTAAAATGAAGTAG
- a CDS encoding type II toxin-antitoxin system HicB family antitoxin, with protein MERKIDLHIEKLPEGVYLATSDAIQGLVAQGRTISETLEIARDVAKKLLEAQEGTNPIVLPEFDNEFDLPLVIGM; from the coding sequence ATGGAAAGAAAAATAGATTTACATATAGAAAAATTACCAGAAGGGGTCTACCTGGCAACTTCTGATGCTATTCAGGGGCTGGTTGCCCAGGGAAGAACAATTTCGGAAACGCTTGAGATCGCCAGAGATGTGGCCAAGAAACTGCTCGAAGCGCAGGAAGGAACCAATCCTATCGTGCTTCCGGAGTTCGATAATGAGTTTGATCTTCCGCTGGTGATTGGGATGTAA